The sequence GATAACAGAATAAAACATAGATAAAATAGCATTTGCTTTTTCATAAGCTTTAGTTTTAAAGAAACTATCTATATAAAGGTACGATTAATCAGTTGTAAAAAAAGCATTACTATTGTTAAATAGTAGTTAAACTATCACATATTAATAGTAATACTGTTATATTTGTTTCAAATCTATAACAGAGTTTATTTATGGAAAGGTTAATGCAGTCAATTCGAATTGGTATCAATGACAAAATATATGTAAAAGATCCCGAATCATCGGACTTAGGAAAAAGAATAATTGAACAGAGCATTTTAATGATTGATGAAATGGGCTTTGAAAGTTTCACATTTAGGAAGCTAGGTGAGCGCATAAAATCCAATGAAAGTTCCATTTATAGGTATTTTGAAAATAAGCATAAACTACTTCTCTACTTAACTTCGTGGTACTGGGGTTGGTTGGAGTATAAAATGGTCTTTGCCACAAATGGCATAACAGACCGTAGTGAAAAACTTAGAAAAGCTATTGAGATTCTTACTCAGACGGTAGAGCAAGATGTTTCTTTTTCTCACATAAACGAGGTATTGTTAAGCAAGATTGTTATTAATGAATACTCCAAATCATACCTTACCAAAGAAGTGGATCAAGAAAATAAGGATGGTTATTTTATCATATATAAAAGATTGGTAAACCGCTTGTATGAAATGATTGTATCCCTCGATAGTGATTATCCTTACCCTTCTAGTCTAGCAAGTACAGTTTTAGAAGGGAGTCTGCATCAATATTTTCTTAAGGAACATTTTCCCATGTTGACAGATTGCAACCAAACCACAACGCCAACACAATACTTTACAGACCTGGTCTTTAGGATCGTAAAACCTACAAAAAATGCCTAAAAATATTCTTACTGCTTGGCAGCGCCTAATGGGCATGCTAGCATTGGATAAGAAAGATGTGCTTCAAGTTTTTTATTATGCCATATTTGCTGGTGTGGTAAATCTTTCTTTACCTCTTGGTATACAAGCAATTATAAATTTAATTCAAGGTGCACAAGTAAGCACATCTTGGATTGTCCTAGTTGTTTTAGTGACTCTAGGCGTAGCATTTGCAGGAGCTTTGCAGTTAATGCAAATGCGTATTATTGAAAATGTTCAGCAAAAGATTTTTACTAGAGCTTCTTTTGAGTTTGCTTACAGATTTCCAAAGATAAAAATGAGTGAATTAAGGAACTATTATCCACCAGAATTGGCTAATCGGTTTTTTGATACACTAACCGTGCAAAAAGGTCTTTCAAAAATCTTAATAGATTTTCCGGCCGCATTGTTGCAGATAGTGTTTGGGTTGTTACTGCTGTCATTTTATCATCCTTTCTTTATCATTTATGGCCTACTTCTATTGTTGCTCATATATGTGGTTTTTAAGTTTACGGCACAACGGGGCTTGGAAACCAGTTTGGATGAGTCCAAAAACAAGTATAAGGTGGCTCATTGGATTCAAGAAATAGCAAGGTCAATAATCAGTTTTAAGCTATCAGGTGGCACTACCCATGGTATTGATAAAAATGACACTTTGGTGGCTAATTATCTAGATGCCCGCGAAAGCCATTTTAAAATTTTAGTGCTTCAGTTTATTCAGATGATTGGGTTTAAGGTTCTGGTAACTGCAGGGCTTTTGTTAATTGGAGGACTACTTGTGCTCAATCAAGAGATGAATATAGGACAGTTTGTAGCTGCGGAAATCATTATTCTTTTGGTTATTAGCTCTGTAGAGAAAATGATTTTAGGTCTAGAAA is a genomic window of Flagellimonas sp. CMM7 containing:
- a CDS encoding TetR/AcrR family transcriptional regulator, which translates into the protein MERLMQSIRIGINDKIYVKDPESSDLGKRIIEQSILMIDEMGFESFTFRKLGERIKSNESSIYRYFENKHKLLLYLTSWYWGWLEYKMVFATNGITDRSEKLRKAIEILTQTVEQDVSFSHINEVLLSKIVINEYSKSYLTKEVDQENKDGYFIIYKRLVNRLYEMIVSLDSDYPYPSSLASTVLEGSLHQYFLKEHFPMLTDCNQTTTPTQYFTDLVFRIVKPTKNA
- a CDS encoding peptidase domain-containing ABC transporter, encoding MPKNILTAWQRLMGMLALDKKDVLQVFYYAIFAGVVNLSLPLGIQAIINLIQGAQVSTSWIVLVVLVTLGVAFAGALQLMQMRIIENVQQKIFTRASFEFAYRFPKIKMSELRNYYPPELANRFFDTLTVQKGLSKILIDFPAALLQIVFGLLLLSFYHPFFIIYGLLLLLLIYVVFKFTAQRGLETSLDESKNKYKVAHWIQEIARSIISFKLSGGTTHGIDKNDTLVANYLDARESHFKILVLQFIQMIGFKVLVTAGLLLIGGLLVLNQEMNIGQFVAAEIIILLVISSVEKMILGLETFYDLLTSLEKLGQVVDKELEPQDGEKPFANDEGFVVELSDVSYNVPERDKKIIDDVSLAITPSCTILLQGPSGSGKSTLLRLIAGILEPDQGKIFVNDVALQGVNLNYYRSHLGKSLSEESPFEGSLLNNITFGNKNISQEDVYWALEKTGLTQFVKEQPHGLNTVLYPEGKQIPYTISKKIVLARSIVTRPKLLILKDPLDQFAENEATEIMDFLTDGSNGWALVIASENPKWIERCGRIITMENGKLINER